A single Bacteroidota bacterium DNA region contains:
- a CDS encoding YdeI/OmpD-associated family protein gives MTKSVEAYLAEGCGRCALGNTPQCKVNSWLPLLNRLRHLVLECGLTEECKWGVPCYTFEKKNILIVSAFKEYCAISFFKGALLKDEHQLLSKPGENSQEGRLIKFTVLKDIEKKEKLLKAYIFEAIEIERAGIKMPPKKAEAYPMPTELEERLKMDPKYKAAFEALTAGRQRGYIIHFAKAKQPETRRGLIEKFLSKIMQGKGPLEY, from the coding sequence ATGACCAAATCCGTTGAAGCGTATTTAGCAGAAGGCTGTGGCCGCTGTGCTTTAGGCAACACACCGCAGTGCAAGGTAAACTCATGGTTGCCACTTTTAAATAGGTTACGCCATCTAGTTCTTGAATGCGGCCTTACCGAAGAATGTAAATGGGGAGTACCCTGCTATACCTTTGAGAAAAAGAATATTTTGATAGTAAGTGCATTTAAGGAGTATTGTGCAATTAGCTTTTTTAAAGGCGCACTGTTGAAGGATGAACACCAACTTTTGAGTAAGCCCGGAGAGAATTCGCAAGAAGGTAGATTGATAAAATTTACAGTTTTAAAAGACATCGAAAAAAAAGAAAAGCTGTTGAAAGCATATATTTTTGAAGCTATCGAAATTGAGAGAGCCGGTATTAAAATGCCACCAAAAAAAGCTGAAGCTTATCCGATGCCAACTGAGCTAGAAGAAAGACTTAAGATGGACCCCAAATATAAAGCCGCCTTTGAGGCCTTAACTGCCGGCCGGCAACGGGGATATATCATACATTTTGCTAAGGCTAAACAACCGGAAACTCGCAGAGGGCTAATAGAAAAGTTTTTATCTAAAATAATGCAAGGCAAAGGTCCGCTTGAATATTAA
- the hppD gene encoding 4-hydroxyphenylpyruvate dioxygenase: MSEDFLPLNGTDHIEFYVGNAKQSAYYYQHAFGFELIAYAGPETGVRDRASYVLQQGKIRFVLSTALQPEHEITRHVAQHGDGVKVLALWVDDAEKAFYETMARGAKAHMQPQVKSDDFGEVKIASIHTYGDTIHKFIERTNYNGPFLPGYKAAQSKFKVTPVGLEVVDHCVGNVELGKMNDWVKFYEDVMGFKMIITFDDKDISTEYSALMSKVVSNGNGFVKFPINEPAEGKKKSQIDEYLDFYHGAGVQHMALLTNDVIKTVTELQARGIDFLTVPTTYYDELQARVGKIDEDISVLAKLGILVDRDDEGYLLQIFTKPVEDRPTVFYEIIQRKGAKSFGKGNFKALFEAIEREQAIRGNL, translated from the coding sequence ATGTCAGAAGATTTTTTACCATTAAATGGAACCGACCACATAGAGTTTTATGTAGGAAATGCGAAGCAAAGCGCTTATTACTATCAACACGCGTTTGGATTTGAATTGATTGCCTATGCAGGCCCTGAGACAGGTGTGCGCGATCGGGCTTCGTATGTATTGCAACAAGGCAAAATACGATTTGTGCTATCAACCGCACTACAGCCGGAACATGAAATTACACGTCATGTGGCACAGCATGGTGATGGTGTTAAGGTGCTTGCCTTATGGGTAGATGATGCTGAAAAGGCATTTTATGAAACCATGGCCCGCGGGGCAAAGGCACACATGCAACCGCAGGTAAAGAGTGATGATTTTGGTGAAGTAAAAATTGCTTCCATACATACTTATGGCGATACCATACATAAGTTTATTGAGCGAACCAATTACAATGGCCCTTTTTTGCCGGGTTATAAAGCCGCTCAGTCGAAATTTAAAGTAACTCCTGTTGGACTTGAAGTGGTAGATCATTGCGTTGGAAATGTGGAGCTTGGCAAAATGAATGATTGGGTTAAGTTCTATGAAGATGTAATGGGCTTTAAAATGATTATCACTTTTGATGATAAAGATATCAGCACCGAATATAGTGCCTTAATGAGCAAAGTGGTTAGTAACGGAAATGGCTTTGTAAAATTCCCGATTAACGAACCTGCCGAGGGTAAGAAAAAATCGCAAATAGATGAGTATCTTGACTTTTACCATGGTGCAGGTGTACAACATATGGCTTTGTTAACTAACGATGTTATTAAAACCGTTACCGAACTTCAGGCACGTGGTATTGATTTTCTTACTGTACCAACTACCTATTACGATGAACTGCAAGCTCGTGTTGGCAAAATTGATGAGGATATATCTGTACTTGCTAAACTGGGAATTCTGGTGGATCGTGATGACGAAGGGTACCTTTTACAAATATTTACCAAGCCGGTTGAAGACCGACCAACGGTATTTTACGAAATCATTCAGCGCAAGGGTGCCAAGTCTTTTGGCAAGGGAAATTTTAAAGCTTTATTTGAGGCAATTGAGCGCGAACAGGCTATCCGCGGAAATTTGTAA
- the fucP gene encoding L-fucose:H+ symporter permease, producing the protein MTQNKRNYTIPFIVVTSLFFLWALAHNLNPILIPHLKRACALSDMGSALIDSAFFIAYFIMAIPAGMIMQRFGYKLGIITGLLLFSCGAFLFYPAASAISFPLFLVALFIIASGLTFLETAANPYITILGKAETATLRLNFAQSFNGLGATIAPLLGGLFILSGKQLSEADIVNMSELQRHTFYLEEAATVKIPYVIIGFVVLLVAIIVYKMHLPEIEEEQIEKQKSNGKSVLNHSHLTWGIIAQFFYVGAQVGVGSFFIRFLGSTAAIDEQSAAYYLSVALLMFMIGRFIGTVLMNYIAANKLLALYSVINMLLLLIAVLAEGKPSVFCLMFVEFFMSIMFPTIFSLSIINLGKQTKLASSYIIMAIAGGAVIPLIMGRISDISSIQWAYMVPLACFIPVLFFGLKGYQVKTSQQ; encoded by the coding sequence ATGACTCAAAATAAAAGAAACTATACCATACCATTTATTGTTGTAACCAGCCTGTTTTTTCTGTGGGCATTGGCACATAATTTAAATCCGATTTTAATTCCTCATTTAAAAAGAGCATGTGCATTAAGCGATATGGGAAGTGCATTAATAGACTCTGCATTTTTTATAGCTTACTTCATTATGGCCATTCCGGCCGGAATGATAATGCAAAGGTTTGGTTATAAACTTGGAATCATAACAGGATTATTGCTCTTCAGCTGCGGAGCTTTTTTATTTTATCCGGCTGCATCAGCTATAAGTTTTCCGTTATTTCTTGTCGCCTTATTTATTATAGCCAGTGGATTAACCTTTTTAGAAACCGCTGCCAATCCTTACATCACTATTTTGGGCAAAGCCGAAACGGCTACCCTGCGTTTAAACTTCGCTCAATCATTTAATGGACTTGGTGCAACCATAGCGCCTTTGCTTGGCGGGCTATTTATCCTGTCAGGCAAGCAATTAAGTGAAGCTGATATAGTTAATATGAGCGAATTGCAACGCCACACTTTTTATCTTGAAGAAGCAGCAACCGTAAAAATCCCTTACGTAATAATTGGATTTGTGGTGCTTCTGGTAGCTATAATAGTTTATAAAATGCATTTGCCCGAAATAGAAGAAGAGCAAATAGAAAAGCAAAAAAGCAATGGCAAAAGCGTTTTAAATCATAGTCATCTTACCTGGGGCATTATAGCTCAATTCTTTTATGTGGGTGCACAAGTAGGAGTGGGTAGTTTCTTTATTCGGTTTTTAGGAAGTACTGCGGCAATTGATGAACAATCAGCTGCCTATTATTTATCGGTTGCTTTATTGATGTTTATGATTGGGCGCTTTATAGGCACAGTACTTATGAATTACATTGCAGCCAACAAGCTGCTTGCTTTGTATTCAGTAATAAATATGCTGCTATTGTTGATTGCTGTTTTGGCCGAAGGAAAACCTTCTGTATTCTGCTTAATGTTCGTAGAGTTTTTTATGTCAATTATGTTTCCAACCATTTTTTCTTTAAGCATAATTAACCTGGGCAAGCAAACCAAACTTGCATCTTCTTACATCATTATGGCAATAGCCGGAGGGGCTGTTATTCCTTTAATTATGGGCCGTATATCTGATATTAGTTCGATACAATGGGCTTATATGGTGCCTTTGGCGTGTTTTATTCCGGTACTATTTTTTGGTTTAAAAGGATATCAAGTTAAAACCTCGCAACAATGA
- a CDS encoding YdeI/OmpD-associated family protein, with product MNPKVDFFFAKAKKWKTEFEKLRTILLDCELTEELKWGVPCYTYQDHNVALIHGFKDYCAILFHNGVLLKDKSKLLIQQTPNVQVARQLRFTDIREIIDRESLIKAYLHEAIALEKSGAKPEMKKVSDFEVPDEFKTLLDKNKNIKTAFSALTPGRQRGYLLYFAQAKLEKTRVARIEKYISKILEGKGLDD from the coding sequence ATGAATCCAAAAGTTGATTTCTTTTTTGCAAAAGCAAAAAAGTGGAAAACGGAATTCGAAAAGCTTCGGACCATTTTACTTGATTGCGAGCTTACCGAAGAATTAAAGTGGGGAGTGCCCTGTTATACTTATCAAGACCATAATGTTGCGCTCATTCATGGGTTTAAAGATTACTGTGCAATACTTTTTCATAATGGAGTTTTATTAAAGGATAAAAGTAAATTGCTAATACAACAAACACCAAATGTGCAGGTTGCAAGGCAACTGCGATTTACAGATATTCGTGAGATAATAGATAGGGAATCACTTATTAAAGCATACCTGCATGAAGCGATTGCTTTGGAAAAATCAGGAGCAAAACCAGAAATGAAAAAAGTTTCTGATTTTGAAGTGCCTGATGAATTTAAAACCTTACTCGATAAAAATAAAAATATTAAAACTGCATTTAGTGCCTTAACACCCGGCAGGCAGCGTGGTTATTTATTATATTTTGCTCAGGCAAAATTGGAAAAAACAAGAGTGGCACGTATTGAAAAATATATTTCGAAAATTTTGGAAGGTAAAGGATTAGACGATTAA
- a CDS encoding Rrf2 family transcriptional regulator — MISKRCKYALKALRRLALSKDYVMKAYQIADAERIPKKFLEHILIDLRTHALIGSKKGAEGGYYLLKPASDIKLSDVYRIFDGAIAMVPCASEMYYEACDDCEDPDTCKLKEIFCDIRNKTYALMEKKPLHK; from the coding sequence ATGATTTCAAAACGGTGTAAATATGCATTAAAGGCTTTGCGAAGATTAGCTCTAAGCAAGGATTATGTAATGAAGGCATATCAGATAGCAGATGCTGAGCGTATTCCAAAAAAATTTTTAGAGCACATTCTTATTGACTTACGCACCCATGCACTAATAGGTAGCAAGAAAGGTGCCGAAGGGGGTTACTATTTGCTTAAGCCCGCAAGCGATATTAAGTTAAGCGATGTGTACCGCATATTTGATGGTGCTATAGCCATGGTGCCTTGTGCCAGTGAAATGTACTACGAAGCTTGCGATGATTGTGAAGACCCCGATACCTGCAAACTCAAGGAAATATTTTGTGATATTCGCAATAAGACCTACGCACTAATGGAGAAAAAACCATTGCACAAATGA
- a CDS encoding adenylyltransferase/cytidyltransferase family protein, which translates to MSSKKVFVTGCFDMMHSGHIAFLQEASSYGEVYVCIGSDENVHHLKGRYPVVAQKERKYMLESLICVKQCRINSGWGIMDFTCELAEIKPDIFVVNEDGATPEKEKLCAEHRIEYKILKRIPPENFDARSTTNLRTNCDIPYRIDLAGGWLDQPYVSKYAAGPVLTISIEPNVEFNLRSGMASSTRNKAIELWSSSIPQGDKIKLAKILFAFDNPPGTKDVSGSQDALGIVLPGLNYLFYAEEDYWPKKIESVHDELILSWLEKHLCLVSLGPRKRDYHVLDKTDITPAKALALANASQSCWSAILSRDIGIFGQAFRESFDAQEAMFPNTVNDEIKEVINKYKNIVYGWKLSGAGGGGYLILVTDKDIEGAFKIKIRRRGF; encoded by the coding sequence ATGAGTTCCAAAAAAGTATTTGTTACCGGCTGTTTTGATATGATGCATAGCGGGCACATTGCATTTTTGCAAGAGGCATCAAGCTATGGGGAGGTGTATGTATGCATAGGTTCTGACGAAAATGTGCATCACCTTAAAGGGCGCTATCCGGTGGTAGCGCAGAAGGAAAGAAAGTATATGCTTGAGTCGCTAATCTGTGTAAAACAATGCAGGATAAATTCTGGCTGGGGAATCATGGATTTTACATGCGAGTTAGCCGAAATCAAACCAGATATTTTTGTTGTAAATGAGGATGGTGCAACACCCGAAAAAGAAAAATTATGTGCCGAGCATCGTATCGAATATAAAATACTAAAACGTATTCCACCCGAAAATTTTGATGCTCGATCAACTACCAATCTTCGAACGAACTGTGATATTCCTTATAGAATTGATTTGGCTGGAGGCTGGCTCGATCAGCCTTATGTTTCAAAATATGCTGCCGGGCCGGTTCTAACTATTTCGATTGAGCCTAATGTAGAATTTAACTTGCGTAGCGGTATGGCTTCGAGCACACGTAATAAGGCAATTGAGTTGTGGAGTTCATCCATACCACAAGGCGATAAAATTAAGCTTGCAAAAATCTTATTTGCTTTTGACAATCCTCCAGGCACCAAAGATGTTTCGGGTTCGCAAGATGCATTAGGAATAGTATTGCCAGGGCTTAATTACTTGTTTTATGCAGAAGAGGATTACTGGCCTAAGAAAATAGAAAGCGTGCATGACGAACTTATTTTAAGTTGGCTTGAAAAACATTTGTGTCTGGTTTCGCTTGGTCCTCGCAAAAGAGACTATCATGTACTTGACAAAACAGATATTACTCCCGCTAAAGCGTTGGCTTTAGCCAACGCAAGCCAAAGTTGCTGGTCAGCAATACTAAGTCGTGATATCGGAATATTTGGACAAGCTTTTAGAGAATCGTTTGATGCGCAAGAGGCCATGTTTCCTAATACCGTGAATGATGAAATTAAGGAGGTTATAAATAAGTACAAAAACATTGTATATGGTTGGAAACTTTCAGGAGCGGGTGGGGGAGGTTACCTTATTCTTGTAACGGATAAGGATATCGAAGGCGCATTTAAAATTAAAATAAGGAGGAGAGGATTTTAA
- a CDS encoding L-rhamnose mutarotase, whose product MKKYCLALDLKEDDALIAEYEKYHQQVWPEIIESIKSSGITSLEIYRISNRLFMIIEAQDEFTFEKKNQADMINLKVQQWEVLMWQYQQALPCAKPREKWLLMNKIFEMK is encoded by the coding sequence ATGAAAAAATATTGTCTGGCACTGGATTTAAAAGAGGATGATGCATTAATAGCTGAATATGAAAAGTATCATCAACAAGTGTGGCCCGAAATTATTGAAAGCATAAAATCTTCAGGCATTACCAGTCTCGAAATTTACCGCATTAGTAATAGGCTGTTCATGATAATTGAAGCTCAGGATGAGTTCACTTTTGAAAAAAAGAATCAAGCCGATATGATAAATCTAAAAGTGCAGCAATGGGAAGTGTTAATGTGGCAATATCAGCAAGCTTTGCCTTGTGCAAAGCCCAGAGAAAAATGGCTATTGATGAATAAGATTTTCGAGATGAAATAG
- the gyrA gene encoding DNA gyrase subunit A codes for MEENSSAENGRIIKVNIEDEMKTAYIDYSMSVIVSRALPDVRDGLKPVHRRVLYGMLDLGVLSNRTYKKSARIVGEVLGKYHPHGDSSVYDTMVRMAQDWSLRYTLVDGQGNYGSMDGDPPAAMRYTEARLRKIAEEMLHDIEKETVDFRPNFDDTLQEPTVLPSRIPNLLANGASGIAVGMATNMAPHNLTEVLNGIIEYIDNKEITIEELMKIIIAPDFPTGGIIYGYGGVREAFMTGRGRIVIRSKTNIETTKDNRERIVITEVPYQTNTGVLLEKIGDLIGEKKIEGISAMRDESNREGTRIVFEVKRDAMANVVLNNLFKFTGLQTSFSVNNIALVHGRPLMLNLKDQIVHYVDHRHEVLVRKSKFELAEAEKRAHILEGLLIALDHLDQVIALIRASQTPDEAKNGLITTFALSEIQAKAILEMRLQRLTGLERDKIKDEYAELMKQIAYLNEVLGSLTLRMEILKGEMIEMRDKYGDKRRTEVVMADDDISMEDMIADDSVVVTISHLGYIKRTPLAEYRTQGRGGRGSMGSSVREEDFVEHIFVATNHNYLLLFSEKGQCYWLRTYQLPEGNKTTKGRAIQNLINIEPGDKIKAFIIVKNLVDEEYLNNNYIIMATKQGIIKKTLLEAYSRPRSNGINAINISDGDELLEARLTNGQNEIVLATQSGRAIRFNESTVRAVGRNSIGVTGVRMDEDKDFVIGMICLSDTTKETILVVSENGYGKRSDIEDYRVTNRGGKGVRTLNVTDKTGNLVAIKSVVETDDLIIINKSGITIRIEVEKLRVQGRATQGVRLIKLDDDDSIASVCKVDAVELKDEIAVNEDENGVTLDTTGAIDSTATEPETGKDARNNEKPICNYVK; via the coding sequence ATGGAAGAGAACAGTAGTGCCGAAAATGGCAGGATTATCAAGGTAAATATAGAAGATGAAATGAAGACGGCCTACATCGATTATTCGATGTCGGTTATTGTAAGTCGTGCATTGCCCGATGTACGCGATGGATTAAAGCCGGTACACCGCAGGGTGTTGTACGGTATGTTAGATCTGGGAGTATTAAGCAATCGTACCTATAAAAAGTCGGCACGTATAGTCGGAGAGGTTTTAGGTAAGTATCATCCACATGGCGATTCATCGGTATACGATACGATGGTGCGAATGGCACAAGACTGGAGCCTGCGCTATACCCTGGTTGATGGGCAGGGTAATTATGGCAGCATGGATGGTGACCCACCTGCGGCAATGCGTTATACCGAAGCACGCCTTCGCAAGATTGCCGAAGAAATGTTGCATGATATAGAGAAGGAAACCGTTGACTTCCGTCCAAACTTTGACGATACACTCCAGGAACCAACTGTTTTGCCTAGCAGAATACCTAACTTATTAGCAAATGGAGCATCGGGAATTGCTGTTGGTATGGCTACTAACATGGCCCCGCACAATCTTACCGAAGTGCTAAATGGAATAATTGAATACATAGATAATAAAGAAATTACCATTGAGGAGTTAATGAAAATCATCATAGCTCCTGATTTTCCTACCGGTGGAATTATTTATGGTTATGGTGGTGTTCGCGAAGCATTCATGACCGGACGAGGCCGCATTGTTATTCGAAGCAAAACAAATATTGAGACTACCAAAGACAACCGTGAGCGTATAGTTATAACCGAAGTACCTTACCAAACCAACACAGGGGTATTGCTTGAGAAAATAGGAGACTTAATAGGCGAGAAGAAAATTGAAGGGATATCTGCTATGCGTGATGAAAGTAATCGCGAAGGCACCCGTATTGTATTCGAAGTTAAGCGCGATGCCATGGCCAATGTGGTTCTCAACAATCTTTTTAAATTTACAGGACTTCAAACATCGTTTAGTGTAAATAATATAGCGCTTGTGCATGGTCGCCCATTGATGCTCAACCTGAAAGATCAAATAGTGCATTATGTGGATCACCGCCACGAAGTTTTAGTGCGAAAATCCAAATTTGAATTAGCCGAAGCAGAAAAGCGGGCACATATATTAGAAGGGTTACTTATTGCCCTCGACCACTTAGACCAGGTAATTGCTTTGATACGCGCCTCTCAAACCCCAGACGAAGCCAAAAATGGACTTATCACAACCTTTGCACTTAGCGAAATTCAGGCAAAAGCAATTTTGGAAATGCGCTTACAGCGCCTTACCGGACTTGAGCGTGATAAAATTAAGGATGAATATGCCGAATTGATGAAGCAAATAGCTTACCTTAATGAAGTACTTGGAAGCCTGACTTTGCGCATGGAAATACTAAAGGGTGAAATGATAGAAATGCGCGATAAATATGGCGACAAGCGCAGAACCGAAGTAGTAATGGCTGATGATGACATCAGCATGGAAGATATGATAGCCGATGATTCGGTGGTTGTTACCATATCGCATTTAGGGTACATTAAGCGCACACCACTTGCAGAGTATCGCACTCAAGGACGTGGTGGACGCGGATCTATGGGAAGTTCGGTGCGCGAAGAAGATTTTGTAGAACATATATTTGTGGCTACCAATCACAACTACCTGCTGCTATTTAGCGAAAAGGGACAATGTTATTGGTTGCGCACTTACCAATTGCCCGAAGGAAATAAGACAACCAAAGGCCGCGCCATTCAAAATCTTATAAACATTGAACCTGGCGATAAGATTAAAGCTTTTATCATTGTAAAAAATCTGGTTGATGAGGAATACCTCAATAACAACTACATTATAATGGCTACCAAACAGGGAATTATTAAGAAAACCTTGTTAGAGGCTTATTCACGACCACGTAGCAATGGAATTAACGCTATTAACATTTCGGACGGTGACGAGTTGCTTGAAGCAAGACTTACCAATGGTCAAAATGAAATAGTTCTTGCAACGCAGTCAGGAAGGGCAATACGCTTCAACGAAAGTACCGTGCGTGCCGTAGGCCGTAACAGCATAGGTGTTACTGGTGTGCGTATGGATGAAGACAAAGATTTCGTAATTGGTATGATTTGCCTTTCGGATACTACCAAAGAGACCATATTAGTGGTGAGCGAAAATGGCTATGGCAAGCGCAGCGATATCGAAGACTATCGAGTAACCAACCGGGGAGGTAAAGGTGTTCGTACCTTAAACGTAACAGATAAAACAGGAAACCTGGTGGCTATAAAATCAGTAGTAGAAACTGATGACCTAATAATTATAAATAAGTCGGGAATTACCATCCGTATAGAAGTAGAAAAATTGCGTGTTCAGGGAAGGGCTACTCAGGGAGTAAGACTGATAAAGTTGGATGATGATGATAGCATTGCATCGGTTTGTAAAGTAGATGCAGTTGAGCTAAAAGATGAGATTGCTGTGAATGAAGATGAAAATGGTGTAACGTTAGATACTACAGGAGCGATTGATTCGACAGCCACCGAGCCTGAAACTGGTAAAGATGCACGGAATAATGAAAAGCCGATTTGTAATTATGTTAAATAG
- a CDS encoding gliding motility-associated C-terminal domain-containing protein, whose product MKLRNIILTLLLSLLFSDSNAFHIVGGDFTAKYLGGTYNYQVTLKLFRDCSNAQGADFDDTIIVAVYRKNNNFLEKDFTMALVNVVPIQLAGPSCGTPQGVCMEVGTYITNINLPAQAGGYYLIWERCCRNTAVINLSNPQNSGMAFYLEIPNPSIINSTPVFKNPPIPYMCINQEFTYDFSAADVDGDSLYYKLVTPLDGGHTSPQNPNPFSTIGSQGLGLTPDPAPYQPVGWAQGYSVNQVMDANPQLKIDGFTGLISVTPTALGLYAMAIVCEEWRNGVRIGISRRELETFVITCNQNADPIAQPTIPPGANNVYTVKATDSLCFTINFSDIKDSITISFNGDCFAGGTAVAPFATSNADSGFLVVDIDFCWKTTCDHIANSPYKVEYKIKDNGCPLPKTKRFSFTINVVEPPSLLPANLLCMDVNNPNQLQVFYGIVNPQDSGFFKYFLLYKSAGGGPYNLIDTIFDVYKDNFIDLAATNHANINYCYYMLGVNKCDNIVYSDTLCSDDAKNINVNYISRATVNTDNSILLKWDFDQNAYFSTYKIEKGEHNEQMGIQYQPWKTLNQYAADSIVDTEVATATSSYCYRMLNIDYCKNISPYSNDACTILLQGNASPFENHINWSEYYEWKGGVEKYEIWRADDDDSPLAFLATVSSNTFNFLDNDLSPIRGYYKYRIKAIEGQGSRDEFSWSNEIILIQQPVLYVPNAFTPNDDGVNDKWELFANFLREFNVTVFNRWGQPIFQTKNPRIQWAGEFVDKSCPTGVYYYKIDYKGFINDDLLIKTGSVTILR is encoded by the coding sequence GTGAAACTACGTAACATAATACTTACTTTGCTACTTAGCCTGCTGTTTTCGGATAGTAATGCTTTTCATATTGTTGGCGGAGATTTTACTGCAAAATACTTAGGAGGCACTTACAATTACCAAGTTACGTTGAAGTTGTTTCGCGATTGTTCAAATGCTCAGGGAGCAGATTTTGACGATACCATCATAGTTGCAGTATATAGAAAAAATAACAACTTTCTGGAAAAAGATTTTACCATGGCATTGGTGAATGTTGTGCCTATTCAACTGGCCGGGCCATCTTGCGGCACTCCGCAAGGTGTGTGTATGGAAGTTGGCACTTACATTACTAACATAAATTTACCAGCACAAGCCGGAGGTTATTATTTGATTTGGGAACGATGTTGCAGAAACACAGCGGTGATAAATCTTAGTAATCCTCAAAATTCAGGAATGGCTTTTTACCTCGAAATTCCTAATCCCAGTATAATTAACTCAACTCCTGTTTTCAAAAATCCTCCCATACCGTATATGTGCATCAATCAGGAGTTTACATATGATTTTTCGGCTGCCGATGTTGATGGAGATTCACTTTATTATAAATTAGTAACTCCTTTAGATGGTGGACATACAAGTCCTCAAAACCCAAACCCTTTTTCAACCATTGGAAGTCAAGGGCTCGGATTAACTCCAGATCCTGCACCTTATCAACCGGTAGGATGGGCACAAGGGTATAGTGTAAATCAGGTAATGGATGCCAATCCGCAATTGAAAATCGATGGCTTTACGGGTTTAATTTCGGTTACTCCAACAGCTTTAGGTTTATATGCTATGGCCATTGTGTGCGAAGAATGGCGCAATGGTGTGCGTATCGGAATTTCCAGAAGAGAGTTAGAAACTTTTGTAATAACATGTAATCAAAATGCTGATCCTATTGCACAGCCAACCATACCACCCGGAGCAAACAATGTGTATACGGTTAAAGCCACAGATTCGTTGTGTTTTACAATCAATTTTTCTGATATTAAAGATTCCATCACCATAAGTTTTAATGGTGATTGTTTTGCAGGAGGTACAGCAGTTGCGCCTTTTGCTACCAGTAACGCAGACAGCGGATTTTTAGTTGTTGATATTGACTTTTGTTGGAAAACAACCTGCGACCACATTGCCAATTCTCCTTACAAAGTTGAATATAAAATTAAAGACAATGGCTGTCCGCTTCCTAAAACGAAGAGATTTAGTTTTACAATTAATGTAGTAGAGCCTCCCAGCTTGCTTCCTGCTAATTTGTTGTGTATGGATGTGAATAATCCCAATCAACTTCAGGTGTTTTATGGAATTGTAAACCCTCAGGACTCCGGATTTTTTAAATACTTTTTACTGTATAAAAGTGCAGGAGGAGGGCCGTATAATTTAATTGATACGATATTCGATGTGTATAAGGATAATTTTATTGACCTCGCAGCTACAAATCATGCCAACATTAATTATTGCTATTATATGCTTGGTGTAAACAAATGCGATAACATAGTTTATTCTGACACACTTTGCAGTGATGATGCCAAGAATATAAATGTAAATTACATTTCACGGGCAACAGTTAATACTGATAATAGTATTCTATTAAAATGGGACTTTGATCAAAATGCTTATTTCAGTACTTATAAGATAGAGAAAGGGGAGCATAATGAGCAAATGGGAATTCAATACCAACCTTGGAAAACGTTAAATCAATATGCTGCCGATTCGATTGTTGATACTGAAGTTGCCACTGCAACTTCGTCTTATTGCTATCGCATGTTGAATATTGATTATTGTAAAAACATTAGTCCGTATAGTAACGATGCCTGTACCATCCTGCTTCAGGGAAATGCATCACCATTCGAAAATCATATTAACTGGAGCGAATATTATGAATGGAAGGGGGGAGTTGAGAAATATGAGATATGGCGAGCTGATGATGATGATAGTCCTTTAGCGTTTCTTGCTACCGTATCCTCCAACACTTTTAATTTTCTTGATAACGATTTGAGTCCAATTCGTGGTTACTATAAATACAGGATAAAAGCAATAGAAGGGCAGGGCAGTAGAGATGAGTTTAGTTGGAGTAATGAAATCATACTGATTCAACAACCTGTGTTATATGTACCAAATGCCTTTACACCTAACGATGATGGGGTAAATGATAAATGGGAACTTTTTGCAAATTTTCTTAGGGAGTTTAATGTTACAGTATTTAACCGTTGGGGGCAGCCAATTTTTCAAACCAAAAATCCAAGGATACAATGGGCCGGTGAGTTTGTAGACAAGTCGTGCCCTACAGGTGTCTACTATTACAAAATAGATTACAAAGGATTTATTAATGACGATCTGCTTATTAAAACCGGAAGCGTAACCATCTTACGCTAG